One window of the Trifolium pratense cultivar HEN17-A07 linkage group LG2, ARS_RC_1.1, whole genome shotgun sequence genome contains the following:
- the LOC123905817 gene encoding uncharacterized protein LOC123905817, whose protein sequence is MRQNSIAKVVFASDQCFALEIEFSQSRVYVAAVYASTAYLVRRTLWADLTRLQALFVGPWLFVGDFNAVLGAHEKRGKTLPPKISCDDFLQWTIANQLSHLNTIGVHFTWSNGRVGDNFVALCLDRAICNHAWLNQWQSIYCYALYKHSSDHHPLVISHSASDFHHAMPFRFFKVWTAHSDCERLVKEVWEKQVFGNPMACLQLKLKRLKGVLRVWNKNVFGNVDSNVQLAVDEVMRIQSMIDSNGITDEVQQMDCQAKLILSKALLDQDQFWREKAPMQQFL, encoded by the coding sequence ATGAGGCAAAACAGTATTGCCAAAGTCGTGTTTGCTTCCGACCAATGCTTTGCTTTGGAAATTGAATTTTCTCAATCAAGGGTCTATGTAGCAGCAGTGTATGCTAGCACTGCTTATCTGGTTCGTAGGACACTTTGGGCAGACTTGACGAGATTACAAGCTTTGTTCGTTGGGCCTTGGCTGTTTGTCGGCGACTTTAATGCCGTACTAGGGGCACATGAGAAACGGGGAAAGACGTTACCTCCTAAGATTTCCTGTGATGATTTTTTACAGTGGACTATTGCTAATCAATTGTCTCATTTAAATACAATTGGGGTGCACTTTACTTGGTCTAATGGTAGAGTTGGAGATAATTTTGTGGCGTTGTGTCTCGACAGGGCCATTTGCAATCACGCGTGGCTAAACCAATGGCAATCAATATATTGTTATGCTCTTTATAAGCACAGCTCTGACCATCATCCTTTAGTCATTAGCCACAGCGCTTCAGATTTTCATCATGCGATGCCATTCCGTTTTTTCAAGGTTTGGACAGCACACTCAGATTGTGAACGACTTGTTAAGGAGGTTTGGGAGAAACAAGTTTTTGGTAACCCTATGGCTTGTCTTCAATTGAAGCTGAAAAGATTAAAAGGGGTACTTAGAGTTTGGAACAAAAATGTATTTGGTAACGTGGATTCTAATGTGCAGCTGGCTGTTGACGAGGTTATGCGGATACAAAGCATGATTGATAGCAACGGTATAACTGATGAGGTGCAGCAAATGGATTGTCAAGCTAAGTTGATACTTTCGAAAGCCCTATTGGATCAAGACCAGTTCTGGAGGGAGAAAGCACCTATGCAGCAGTTCTTGTAG